Proteins encoded within one genomic window of Glycine soja cultivar W05 chromosome 1, ASM419377v2, whole genome shotgun sequence:
- the LOC114366814 gene encoding uncharacterized protein LOC114366814 — MYLALLKKFHPPRPDWYEEFYASVMNSAAKDYEAEVAMYKSQIFSNLKGKGLRILEIGIGTGPNLSYYAIGSDVEVVGIDPNQKIEKHARSSAVSAGLPPSSFEFIQVVCMIILLSDAFVDVVVGILVLCYVKDVDMTSKDISVDPLGDNVNPIKLIRYKKTMVLNIPSRHI, encoded by the exons ATGTATTTg GCTTTGCTTAAAAAGTTTCACCCGCCAAGACCTGATTGGTACGAGGAGTTCTATGCTTCGGTTATGAACTCGGCTGCTAAGGATTATGAAGCTGAG GTTGCGATGTATAAGTCTCAAATCTTCAGTAACTTGAAGGGGAAGGGTCTAAGAATCTTGGAGATTGGCATTGGAACTGGTCCCAACCTCAGTTATTATGCCATTGGTTCTGATGTAGAGGTTGTTGGCATTGATCCAAACCAGAAGATAGAAAAGCATGCTCGGTCCTCGGCTGTGTCGGCTGGATTGCCTCCTTCAAGTTTTGAGTTTATACAAGTTGTATGTATGAT TATACTATTAAGTGATGCTTTTGTTGATGTAGTCGTTGGAATACTTGTCTTGTGTTATGTCAAAGATGTTGATATGACATCGAAAG ATATCAGTGTTgacccattaggggataatgtgAACCCTATTAAGTTAATACGCTATAAGAAGACTATGGTTCTCAATATACCGAGCCGTCACATatag
- the LOC114417468 gene encoding uncharacterized protein LOC114417468 has translation MCKPTGYFSRSKLYGHTKSRIPGLQPRELIRIPLRGSRIQSRTTGIQSRKKLHARFRVEESGKPVQGAKESTIIPTAIPASQPGPIKQEKPTNIEELLLQFIQETRFHQKSTDAAIRNLEVQMGQLKKAQEEGKVEEEDWSEEDRTETPEERIEEEEKVASPPTTKSQEAREARKEEPPALSQDLPHPVIPTKKNKECYFKRFLEIFKGLEITMPFGEALQQMPLYSKFMKDILTKKGKYIDNENIVVGGNCSAIIQRKLPKKFKDHGSVTIPCTIGKETVNKALIDLGASINLMPLSMCKRIENLKIDPTKMTLQLADRSITRPYGVVEDVLVKVRHFTFPVDFVIMDIEEDTYIPLILGRPFMLTANCVVDMGNGNLELSIDNQKITFDQFKAMKYPHEGWKCFRV, from the exons ATGTGTAAGCCAACAGGATACTTCTCGAGAAGCAAACTATATGGGCATACCAAATCGCGGATTCCAGGGTTACAACCAAGGGAACTTATCCGGATTCCACTAAGGGGGAGCAGGATTCAATCACGGACCACCGGGATTCAATCAAGGAAGAAACTTCACGCAAGGTTCAGGGTGGAGGAATCAGGGAAACCAGTACAAGGAGCAAAGGAATCAACAATCATACCAACCGCCATACCAGCATCCCAGCCAGGCCCCATTAAGCAAGAAAAGCCCACCAATATAGAAGAACTGTTGCTGCAATTCATCCAGGAAACACGATTCCATCAAAAGAGCACGGATGCAGCTATTCGAAATCTGGAAGTTCAAATGGGCCAATTG AAGAAAGCACAGGAGGAAGGtaaggttgaagaagaagacTGGTCAGAGGAAGACAGGACAGAGACACCAGAAGAAAGGATAGAAGAAGAGGAGAAAGTGGCATCACCACCTACAACCAAGAGTCAGGAAGCGCGGGAAGCCAGGAAAGAAGAACCACCAGCCCTATCACAAGATCTCCCACATCCTGTGATACCCACCAAGAAGAACAAGGAATGTTATTTCAAGCGTTTCTTGGAAATATTCAAAGGGCTGGAGATCACTATGCCATTCGGGGAAGCCTTACAGCAGATGCCCTTATACTCCAAATTTATGAAGGACATCCTCACCAAGAAGGGGAAGTACATTGACAATGAGAACATTGTGGTAGGGGGTAACTGTAGCGCTATAATACAAAGGAAGCTACCCAAGAAGTTTAAGGACCACGGAAGTGTTACCATCCCGTGCACCATAGGGAAGGAGACGGTGAACAAGGCCCTCATTGACTTAGGAGCAAGTATCAATCTGATGCCCTTGTCAATGTGTAAAAGAATTGAGAATCTGAAGATAGATCCTACCAAGATGACGCTTCAGCTAGCAGACCGCTCGATTACAAGGCCGTACGGGGTGGTAGAAGATGTCCTAGTCAAGGTACGCCACTTTACTTTTCCGGTGGACTTTGTCATAATGGATATCGAAGAAGACACATACATTCCCCTCATCTTAGGCAGACCATTCATGCTGACTGCCAACTGTGTGGTGGATATGGGGAATGGGAACTTGGAGTTGAGTATTGACAATCAGAAGATCACCTTCGACCAATTCAAAGCAATGAAGTATCCACATGAAGGTTGGAAGTGTTTCAGAGTATAA